ATATCAATCATCTTTTTTAGTCGTCTTTACTATCACAGGCTTGATTATCTTTGGTGGGATTGGTTATCAAGTAATTATGGAAATGTATCTTTGCTTACGCGATCGCTTTAGCAAAAAATTAGAAAAATTAGTATTATCCCTAGATTTTAAAGTAGCTACAATCACCACAATCATACTTTTAATCTTAGGAACTATTGTATTTTTGGCTATAGAAATCACAAATACTCAAATTTTTGGTAATCTCAGTTTTCGTGAGCAATTATTAGTTGCTTGGTTTCAATCAGTGACTCCTAGAACTGCTGGCTTTAACACCATTGATATTGGTAAGTTGACAAATGCTGGTTTGTTTCTTACGATTGCACTGATGTTTATTGGTGCAAGTCCAGGTGGTACGGGAGGCGGTATAAAAACAACAACATTGAGAGTTCTTACCAGTTGTACAAAAACCATTCTTCAAGGAAAAGAAGAAGTTTTATTATATGAACGCAAAATAGCAACCTCTTTAATTTTAAAAGCTGTTGGTGTGTTTGTAGGTTCAATAACAACCGTTATTATTTCGACAATTTTAATTAGTATCACCGATCCCGAATTGGATTTTATTCAAATTATGTTTGAAGTAGTTTCAGCCTTTGCCACAGTGGGTCTTTCTACAGGAATTACCGGAAATGTTTCTATAGCAGCGAAGCTTATCCTAATTGTCACAATGTATATTGGACGAGTCGGCGTTTTACTACTGATGTCAGCTGTACTAGGAGATCCGCGCCCCACCAGAATTCACTATCCGGAAGAAAATTTACTCGTCGGCTAACCCGAGGAATCAGGAGAATAAATAATAGCTAATGACTAATTAAATATATGTATACGAACTGATAAAATGTAACTTATCAGGCACCAAAAAAAAATTTTAGGTTTTTAGGTCTAACTATTTATTGTCTTAGATACAGACAAGGAAAATAAGGAAAACAACTGTGAATTTGTCATCGTTAGGTTTTTTTCGCAGTCTACGTCGCGATAACCGCCAATTTGCCGTAATTGGCTTAGGTCGCTTTGGTCGCTCGGTATGTTCTACGCTACATAAACTAGGCTATCAAGTACTGGCAACAGATATTAATGAAAAGCGGGTATCCGACGCATTGACAGAACAGCTAGTTGGTCATGCTTTGCAATTAGACTCAACAGAACCAGCAGCATTGAAAGAAGCTGGAGTTTTTGAATTTGATACGGTAATTGTGGCAATTGGAAACTACGTTCAAGAAAGTATTATCACCACGCTAAACGTCAAGGAGGGTGGTGTACCTCACGTAGTAGCCAAAGCCTCTAGTGAAGTTCACTGCAAGCTGTTGCAACGTGTGGGGGCAGATCACGTTGTATTTCCGGAGTTTGAGGCAGGTTCTGCATTAGCGCGATCGCTCACCAAGCCTTCAATCCTAGATAGATTTGACCTTGACCCAGATAACAGCATTGTCGAAATTATTGTACCTGATGAATTTCATGGTAAAACTATCGCCGAAGTTCAACTTCGTAACCGCTATGGGTTGAATTTGCTGGCAATGAGTCACAATGGTAAATTTATCATTAATCCTGACCCAACTAAGTATCTAGAGCGCGGTTCAGCAATAGTAGTTATTGGCTGCAACAAAGATATTAATCGTTTGCCAATTTAGGAATTGGGAATTGGTAATTGAGAATTGGTCATTGGTAATTGAGAATTGGTAATTGGTCATTGGGAACGTGGTAATTGCCCATTACCCATTCCCCATTCCCCATTACCCATTACCCATTACCCATTCCCCATTCCCCATTCCCCATTCCCCATTACCCATTCCCCATTCCCCATTCCCCATTCCCCATTCCCCATTCCCCATTCCCCATTACCCCTTCCCACCCAGGTTCGCAGGAGTTTCTAGAGGGGTTTGTGGTAGATTTGGCATTTCTGGCGGCAAGGTGGGCTGTTGTTCTACTGAAATTGGTACATCCCCAGGATTGCTTTGTGTTTCGGTTGGAGGAGTTTCTGGTTGATTTGGTGTTTCTTGATTGTTAATAGAAGTTGGTGTTTCTGAAGGAGTTGAAGTTTGAGTAACTTCAGGTTGGGTTTTCTTTTGGGCAATTTGCAGCATTAGTTGCTCAACTTTATTAGCCTCTGGAAGGTTTCCCAATTCCCGGTATTCATTGCGAGCGCGTTTAAATGCTGCATTAGCTTTGTTAATATCGCCTTGATTGTAAAAAGTTACTCCCAAGTTATAATAAGCTAAAGCATTCTTAGGATTTTGATTAAGTGCTTGCTTGTAAGCGGTAACAGCTTCTGAAGCTTGACCTTGACTAGCTAGCAGACTTCCCAGGTTAGAGTAAGCGCTGGCATTCTTAGGATTTAGTTGCACCGCTTGACGATAAGCGGCGATCGCTTGCGGTATTTCACCTTGCTGTTGTAAGGCGATCGCTAAATTAAAATATGCATTGGCATTACTACTATCAAAATTTATTGCTTGCTGATATTCGGCGATCGCTTCTTTTAGCTGACCTTGTTCATACAGTGCCAATCCCAAGTTATAATGCGCTGCTACCATTGTTGGCTCTATCACCAACGCTTGGCGATAAGCAGTAATTGCCGCTTCTTTTTGTCCTTGTTTTTGCAAGGCTAAAGCTAAGTTATAATATGCCTCGCCCAAATTAGGATTCATCCTAATCGCTTCTGCATACTCTTGCACCGCAGCTTCCAAGCGATTTTGCTGTAAAAAAATATTACCCAAGTAATTGCGTGCCAGCCCCAAATTTGGATCTCGCTGCAACGCTTGCCGAAAGGCATATTCAGCACTCAGTAAATCATTGCGGTTATAGCGCATCACTCCCTGCTGGTAGTAACTAGCTGCTTCTAAATCCTGAGTGACAACATTTTCCTGGGCAAGCAGCTTGTTTCCTGGTAACTCACTAAACGTTGATGTCACAAGCAGCAAAAACGCAGAGGAAGAAAACAGCACCATCTTGGAGGTGTAAAGAAACCACTGACAAAGTTGATATTTTTTAAACATGAATGGTATACCTGTACTTATTGTTAAAGGCTTATAAGTCAGAGTACCCACCAGAAAAGAGAAAATTAAGCTGTTGCGTATTTTATTTGCAAGAATGGGTAATGGGTAATGGGGAATGGGGAATGGGGAGTGGAAAGTGGGGAGTGGAGAATGGTTTTTTCCGCGTTACCAATTACCCTTCGGGTTCGCCAGTTGCTTCAAGTCGGGAGACCCGCCCAACGCACTGGCTCACCAATTACCTATTCCCAATTCCCAATTCCCTAATCTCTTGCTTCCGGCAAAATTAGCATTGCATCACCGAAGGAATAAAAGCGATATTGAGAAGCGATCGCTTGCTGATATATATTTAACAATCTTTCCCGACCGATTAAAGCACTCACCAGCATCAGTAAACTAGAACGCGGCAAATGAAAATTGGTAATCAAACCATCAACCACTCGAAATGAGTAGCCTGGATAAATAAATAAGTCTGTTTTACCAGAAAATGGCTGCAAATTGCCAGATTTAGCCGCTCCTTCTAAAGCACGGGTTACTGTTGTTCCCACAGCAATAATCCGTCCGCCGGATGCTTTGGTAGCGCGAATTTGCTCTACTGTTTCCGGGGGGACTGAAATCCATTCTTCATGCATTTTGTGAGTACTAACATTCTCCACTTCCACTGGACGAAATGTACCTACGCCTACATGCAAAGTCACAAAAGCTTGATTAATGCCGCGATCGCGCAAACGCTGCAATAATTCCGGTGTAAAATGTAGCCCAGCTGTCGGAGCTGCGATCGCTCCTGGATGTTGAGCATAAACTGTTTGATATTGTTCGCTTTCAGCTTTGGATTGTGTAATGTAAGGTGGCAAAGGTACTTCACCAAACACATCCAACAATTCCACTAAAGAAACTCCCTCCGGCAAATCAAATTGCAACAAACGTCCCCCAGTTGCTTCATCCGTCTCCAGAACCGTAGCAGTAAGGGAAGAGGGGGAGAGGGGGGGATGGAAAGCTGGGGGAGCTGGGGAAGAAATTTCTTCTTGTCTCCCTTGTCTTTCCACTCCCCCACTCCCCCACTCCCCCACTCCCCTTGCTTCAAAAACAATCGAAGCACCGACTTTGAAGCGTTTTCCAGGCTTGACTAAAGCTAACCAACAGTTGTTTTTTCGTTCTTCTAATAACAATACTTCTATTTCTGCGCCAGTGGATTTACGACCATACAACCGCGCTGCCAGAACCCGCGTATTATTCATGACTAGCAAATCCCCTGAGTGTAATAGTTCCGGTAAATCACGGAATATGTGGTCTAAGGGTGCTGAATATTTGCCTGTGCTAGGAGAATTTACTAATAAAAGCCGGGAGGTATCTCTAGGAAGTGCTGGATTTTGAGCAATCAGTTCTTGAGGTAATTCATAGTCATACCCAGCTAATGAACGATCTAATTCAATGTTTTCTCCTTCCTGGCTAAAAGTTGAATTCATATTGGTTAGTGTGGGTTGCTGGTACATCTATCTGAAGAGAGTTTAAATAAAAAAGCTGGTTTGAACTTTCTTTTATTAAAAGCGCTCGCTTAATTTCATCCCTAGATTTTACGATGGATACTATTAGGTAACACGTAAACAAGAATATAAAAATTGGGTAAACCTCCCCATCGAAAAACGGGGGCTTTTACCCTAGTCAACAGTCCGGTCTATCTATAAATATAGAAGTATATGATTGGCTTTGATCCCAAGCACCAAGATGGAATATTTGTATTACCTGGCAAATGCCAGTTTAACTCTAAGGGTGGTTCAACACCTACACGGCAGACCCCAGACACCTGTTTCATTCGTCACCGTCATTCATCAAATTGATGGCTGGGTGGTTAGGGTCAAACTAAAAGGTAATGTTACACCCCAAGAAGATGGCGATTTTCGCGCTTTCTTAAATGAATTAGGAATTAGTTACGACCCACCAATGCGAGTGCAAATGGCACTTTGGAGTTTGGAAGCAGGGCAATGTCCTGTTGATGTGATGCGTCGCTACCAAGTAGCGATAGTTTCTCATGGAAACCCAGAGAAAGATGAAATTGAAGCGTTTAGACAACAGTTTGTCCGGGGACTGGGCTACTGTCCGGAAACGTTAGCGTAATTCCACTCTTTTTAAATTAACCCAAGCGAATGATTGTGGCTAATAGCTGAACGTTGGAAAAAGCTATTAGCCATTAGCTATTGTAGCCAGCGTCATTGACATCGAAAGCTGCGGGAATGTATTCTTGCAGCGTTAAGTGATATACCCCATATTCGGAACTAGCTAGAACTTCGCAGCTAGCTATAACCGCACGCAGTTTTTTTGAGATTCGCTCACATTGTACTATAGCAACATCAAATCGGCAAGGATAATCCGCTTTCTCAGGATACTCTGATAAAAACATCTGCGCTGTACTAAAGAGTTTTGCTTGCTTTTGTCGGGTGATAGCGCTTCTTCCCCCTGCATCCCAATTAAGCGAACTGCGAGTTTTGACTTCAATAAATGCCAGCATCGAGTTATCTGGTTTCCCGTCTTCAAATTGGGCAATGATGTCAATTTCTCCCCAACGACAAGAAAAGCGACGATGCAGAACAATCCAACCTGTAGATTGTAACCATTGCGCTACTAGGTCTTCTCCTAAAGTACCGATATCGGGATAATGAGATGAAGTCCGATTCGCCATTGGCTAAAAATAACATGAATTCTATAGACAGCGATCGCTTAACAATTGCTTTTACGAAATCCCCAACTCAGCTAGGGTTGCAGGGTAAAACAGTAAATCGCATTTGGGCAAGCATACTCAGTTTATTGTTTTGGCTATCAGTTTTGATCGCGGCATCTTTATATTCTGCCCCAAACGCTTTTGCGCTGGAATATAACAAAGAAATTCTGATCGAAGCTGATTTCTCAGGACGTGATTTAACAGATTCTAGCTTTACTAAAGCTAATCTTCGCTCTAGCAACTTTAGCCATTCTAATTTGCGCGGTGTCAGCTTTTTTGCGGCAAATCTAGAGTCGGTAAATTTAGAGGGTGCCGATCTCTCAAATGCGACTCTAGACTCAGCTCGTTTGATAAAAGCGAATTTGACAAATGCAGTATTAGAAGGTGCTTTTGCTGCTAGCGCTAGGTTTGATGGTGCGATTATTGACGGGGCAGATTTTACTGATGTGCTGCTGCGTCGGGATGAGCAAAACAAACTTTGCAAAATCGCTAAAGGTACAAATCCCACAACGGGACGCAATACCCGCGATACTTTGTTTTGTTCGTAAAAGTTAATACAAACGTGCGTCGTGAGGGTCAACTGACCTTCCTAGGCAGGGGAGCGATCTTGCTTTCTAGCAAGGGGGAGGATGAGCGGATTCCCCAGCCACTCATGGTAAGAATGCGAACGTATAAATTCTTTGGAAACTCGCGTTTTGCACCCCATCTCCCCTGCAAGAGTGCCCCTTTTCCTCTTCGTTGACCCTCAGACTACTTTTAGCACGCAAGTTTCAACAAAAGTCTAACGTAGTTCTCCGCCATGACAACAGCAAAGTGTATAAGAAACCAGAGTGCATTATTTGCCGTTTTCTATCGGTACAGTAGCTTTTTGTCCAATATCCAGGGATAGATATTTTAAACCACTTATTGTTACGTTTTATTACAAATCAGTAGATGTACGTTCTTACACAAAACTTCAAACTACAGCTTCGTTTCTCTGGCAATCAAAAACTACCATCAAGCTGACATCAGGTGTTAGTTGGCGTAAAAGCCGCAAATGACCTTCTGCATCAGACTGATTGCGGAATCGAGCGATAATCTCATGTTGCGTATCGGGAAGTAAACGAGCAACAGCCCAAGAAGTAAGACGCTTTTTGTAAGCGATCGCTCCAGTTGGAGAGACGGAATCGCTGTAATCTCTGTTTTGTGGCATGATATATGTTATCCTTATGTGTTTGAGTCAAGGGCGTTAGTAAGTCTCTTGGCGGGGATGGACTAACGCCTTTTTAAATGATGCTCCCACTTGGATATCACAGGAATTCTAGATTGTCAACAGTGCCCTCGCCACTTTAATAATTGATAAAAGCGAAAACTTTAACATCTCGTCATTCGTACTGAGGTTGACAATATTGACGACTGGCTGCAATTTACCCAAGCCGCAAAAACAAGCGACGTTTGATAATAGTTCCATGCAAATTGCACCTACTTCAACGTTACAAAGAAAGGCAGAGGGCAGAGGGCAGCTATGCTGAAGGTAAGAAAGTATAATGAAAACTTACTTTGTGAGTTTAGAGCTTCAGTAAAAATAAATAATTATACACAAGATGGCTTGCAGCGAGGTATAAAACGTCCTTGTTTTAATCTCACCCTTTTAAGGGTGGGTTTATAAGTGCCCTCTGCCTTCTGAACGCAGAACGCTTATCCTCCAGAAGCGATCGCTCAATTCATGAATTTTTGTACTGCTGGACAATCTCCTGGTATAAAAAATCAATGCGCTTGTATGAGAACTTGTAAACTTACGGCTGAGATATCACGAGGGTGGATGGGTGAGGGTGGAATAATCGCGCTTGTTCTTCATACACACAAGTCATTCCAAAGGGCGATTCCTTGCAAATTCACCCAAAAGCGATCGCACCCTTAGCTTTGTGACACGAAAAGACGCGCTACTTCACAGACAAAATTGGGCAGCAACGGCGACGCGATCGCATCATCAACCAGCAACGTCATTACCTGTTTTAACTGAGCATTCTCTCGTCGATAGACTTCGATTCGTTGAGCAATGCGATCGACAATCCAATACTCCTGCACTCCCTGAACTGAATACAGTTTCAACTTGGCTAATCGGTCTCGATCTTCATTCGCTTTACATGTTTGAAAGCACTTCTACTACCAATGATGATTACCAATTTTTACCTAGCAAAGATTCAAATTCCGATTGTAAAGCTTTGATATCGGCAATTCTTGCCACTAGTAAATTATCGTTGCCAGCATCAGTTAAACGTGATTTCCAATAGCCAATACTGTCTGAATTGTTCAACCAAAACTGAATCACCGTATCTACTACTTGATCTAAATCCCAATTCCATTTAGGCGGAACCGGTTCTACAGACTCGATCAACGCATCAAGGGTACATTTATGCGTTCCTATATATTCTACCCCTTGGTGTTGTGGTTTTTGGCAAATCTGTTGATGATTAAAAAATTGCAAAACAGGAGATACACCTACAATATCAAAAGAGTACTTCATTGCAGTTGTCCTGGTGTTTATTATTTTGAGGATACAAAATATTATCGCTCTTAACAGTTAAATATTTCTCTATATCTAAGGTATTAAAATTATCGCGAAAATTAGCACTTAAAGCTGATGAGTGCTAATGTTTTGAGGTGTTATTAAATAGTTTTAAGCATTAAACAAAGGGGTGCAGATTATTTTTAATATTTTTTTAAATATTCCACTCACAGATTTTAAAGGTGAAGTGGCGGCTTTGTTGGCGGCTGGTTTTTGGGCTGTAGCTTCGGTGGTGTATGGGCGTTTGGGGCAACGTATTCCGCCACTGCAACTGAACTTACTCAAAGGGATAATTGCGATCGCTCTTTTAACAATCACCATTTTTGTGCGGAGAGAATTTTTCCCAATCTTGACAATTGTTCCCCTTTGTCTATTATTACTCAGCGGCATTATTGGTATTGGTTTGGGCGATTTAGCCTTTCTCGCGGCGATAAATTCTTTCGGTGCGCGTCGAACGTTACTTATGGGAACTCTGGCACCACCAATGACGGCAATAATAGCGCAGATTTTTCTTCAAGAAAAGCTGAATGTGAATGCTTGGTGCGGTATTTTGCTGACGATTGTGGGAGTTGCTTGGGTGGTGACTGAAAGATTACCCGATAGCAGCGATAATTCCTCAACGCAACTATCGCGAGGAATCGGCTTTGGTTTATTAGCAGCGATCGCCAATGCAATTGGGGGTGTTCT
This Tolypothrix sp. NIES-4075 DNA region includes the following protein-coding sequences:
- the queA gene encoding tRNA preQ1(34) S-adenosylmethionine ribosyltransferase-isomerase QueA, translated to MYQQPTLTNMNSTFSQEGENIELDRSLAGYDYELPQELIAQNPALPRDTSRLLLVNSPSTGKYSAPLDHIFRDLPELLHSGDLLVMNNTRVLAARLYGRKSTGAEIEVLLLEERKNNCWLALVKPGKRFKVGASIVFEARGVGEWGSGGVERQGRQEEISSPAPPAFHPPLSPSSLTATVLETDEATGGRLLQFDLPEGVSLVELLDVFGEVPLPPYITQSKAESEQYQTVYAQHPGAIAAPTAGLHFTPELLQRLRDRGINQAFVTLHVGVGTFRPVEVENVSTHKMHEEWISVPPETVEQIRATKASGGRIIAVGTTVTRALEGAAKSGNLQPFSGKTDLFIYPGYSFRVVDGLITNFHLPRSSLLMLVSALIGRERLLNIYQQAIASQYRFYSFGDAMLILPEARD
- a CDS encoding tetratricopeptide repeat protein yields the protein MFKKYQLCQWFLYTSKMVLFSSSAFLLLVTSTFSELPGNKLLAQENVVTQDLEAASYYQQGVMRYNRNDLLSAEYAFRQALQRDPNLGLARNYLGNIFLQQNRLEAAVQEYAEAIRMNPNLGEAYYNLALALQKQGQKEAAITAYRQALVIEPTMVAAHYNLGLALYEQGQLKEAIAEYQQAINFDSSNANAYFNLAIALQQQGEIPQAIAAYRQAVQLNPKNASAYSNLGSLLASQGQASEAVTAYKQALNQNPKNALAYYNLGVTFYNQGDINKANAAFKRARNEYRELGNLPEANKVEQLMLQIAQKKTQPEVTQTSTPSETPTSINNQETPNQPETPPTETQSNPGDVPISVEQQPTLPPEMPNLPQTPLETPANLGGKG
- a CDS encoding potassium channel family protein, which produces MNLSSLGFFRSLRRDNRQFAVIGLGRFGRSVCSTLHKLGYQVLATDINEKRVSDALTEQLVGHALQLDSTEPAALKEAGVFEFDTVIVAIGNYVQESIITTLNVKEGGVPHVVAKASSEVHCKLLQRVGADHVVFPEFEAGSALARSLTKPSILDRFDLDPDNSIVEIIVPDEFHGKTIAEVQLRNRYGLNLLAMSHNGKFIINPDPTKYLERGSAIVVIGCNKDINRLPI
- a CDS encoding pentapeptide repeat-containing protein translates to MNSIDSDRLTIAFTKSPTQLGLQGKTVNRIWASILSLLFWLSVLIAASLYSAPNAFALEYNKEILIEADFSGRDLTDSSFTKANLRSSNFSHSNLRGVSFFAANLESVNLEGADLSNATLDSARLIKANLTNAVLEGAFAASARFDGAIIDGADFTDVLLRRDEQNKLCKIAKGTNPTTGRNTRDTLFCS
- a CDS encoding YraN family protein, producing the protein MANRTSSHYPDIGTLGEDLVAQWLQSTGWIVLHRRFSCRWGEIDIIAQFEDGKPDNSMLAFIEVKTRSSLNWDAGGRSAITRQKQAKLFSTAQMFLSEYPEKADYPCRFDVAIVQCERISKKLRAVIASCEVLASSEYGVYHLTLQEYIPAAFDVNDAGYNS
- a CDS encoding DMT family transporter, with amino-acid sequence MQIIFNIFLNIPLTDFKGEVAALLAAGFWAVASVVYGRLGQRIPPLQLNLLKGIIAIALLTITIFVRREFFPILTIVPLCLLLLSGIIGIGLGDLAFLAAINSFGARRTLLMGTLAPPMTAIIAQIFLQEKLNVNAWCGILLTIVGVAWVVTERLPDSSDNSSTQLSRGIGFGLLAAIANAIGGVLSRAALANTSIPPLWASLFRLIAGVLILLPLVWLSWRRGRIILSELQSTRVILATFFAAFCGTYLGIWLQQTAIKYTPAGIALTLLQTSPLFIMPLAICIGEKVSFRAIAGAVIAIAGIALLFYLR
- a CDS encoding TrkH family potassium uptake protein — protein: MTVARTICLGFLAVIAVGTILLMMPFSTSNGIWNNLIVALFTSTSAVCVTGLSVVDIGTYFSFWGQLFIALLAQIGGLGYMTTTTFMILLVGRKFDLRHKMAIQQALDRPGMNGSRQVIRSIIATTLIFEITGAFLLLPAFVPKYGWSQGLWLAIFHSVNAWNNAGFSLFKDNLIGYQSSFLVVFTITGLIIFGGIGYQVIMEMYLCLRDRFSKKLEKLVLSLDFKVATITTIILLILGTIVFLAIEITNTQIFGNLSFREQLLVAWFQSVTPRTAGFNTIDIGKLTNAGLFLTIALMFIGASPGGTGGGIKTTTLRVLTSCTKTILQGKEEVLLYERKIATSLILKAVGVFVGSITTVIISTILISITDPELDFIQIMFEVVSAFATVGLSTGITGNVSIAAKLILIVTMYIGRVGVLLLMSAVLGDPRPTRIHYPEENLLVG